From the Helianthus annuus cultivar XRQ/B chromosome 17, HanXRQr2.0-SUNRISE, whole genome shotgun sequence genome, the window AATTAATATTTATTATGTGTGATACAAGAAATAAtatgaaatataaaaaataattcaaaatttATAATTGTCATGTCATTCAAACGCAATCAACCTCAACAATaacatatttatttaaaaaaaatcattcaaatttatacaaatggaaagcacatttttttttcaaagaacCTGATCAATTCCATGATCATTTAAAGGTTTTTCATTTTCTATCCTCAAACTCATATAATACATGGGTCTATAACCTAGTAATGGAATATACAAGTAAGCAGGGCCCGCTCTGGGCCCGGCAAACCCGTGCCGACGCCCGAGGCCCAAAATTTCAAAGGGCCCGAAAAGTCTTTataagtttgtatatatttattaaattatatatttagtatattcatccattaattatgcaaaaaaaatattggtggtgtagtggcaaaaaccatctcaaaataatatataggtctcaagttcaagtctttGCTTCATCACTAAGTTTTTATATTTGTAATTCATTTAGCCTTAACTataattttgggcccaattctTTTCGTCGCCCGATGCCTAAATTTTTTTGAGAGTTTTCAAAGACGGCTCTGCAAGTAAGATTTTAGTACCGAAATTTATGGGGCATCTTGTTTCATTTCCGTTGATACATACATATCCATATTATGGAATGGTGTTGGGGTTGAAGTTGACGAGGGGGAAGTTGGTGAAGGAAGTAAGTATAGGATAGGTGATCATTTATGAGCCATTTGTCAATTATGTCCTTGAATGCTCTTAAGAAGGTGTCGGTTGTCAGAATAATGAGTTATTCattagactagtgggtatgggggccggctgaggcccggctagaACCGGTGCCGGTCctccacacccccccccccccatctcaAAAcggcaacaacagcagcagcaagacGATTGTGCCGGACCTATTTTCAAAAAAAGATCGTTTGAATAACGGATagtttgaattaaaaaaaaaatcactttccACTTTAAATATATATCATTTTACTTCCATTTTTTATGCAACTTTCATCCATTTCTTCCATTATTCTCTCATTCTCTCatccatttttttaaaaaacactctCATTTTTTATACAATCATGAATTCCTTCAACCCGAACAACCCCAACCCGAACAATGCCAATCCGAACAATCCCAACGCAAACAATCCTAACTTTTTTTCGAGTCCCGCTTACACTCCGACTATGGATCCTTCGTAGGGGTCTCCACCATTTACGTTTTCGGGTTACCAACAATCACCTAACGCCTTCAATCAAATGTCCCAACTTCAACAATTGCAACAATTCCAAGCACTTCAACAATTCATGCAACGCAACTCGGTTCAACTTGATCAATTCCAATCGCAACCGCCAACTTCGCAACCGCAACCCTCGATTCAacttgacgatgatgatgatgaagtcgtCCCCGAATCGCCACCTAAAGAACTCAACCGAAAAAAAAACAGGGGGAAGGGGAAGGCCGTTGAAACCCAATCCGACACCGCAAAAAAAAAAGCGGTTCGAGAGCAAAGGCGAGAACGTGGACAAAAGTAGAGTAGGAGGCGCTAGCAATAGCGTATGTTAAGGCCTCAACTTGCCCGATTGTCGGTATGAACGAaagttaaattttttttaatttaaatttaaaaagaattatttttagttttactaatgcaattttttttaattatagggAACAATCAAACGGGTTCTGGTTTTTGGTCGGCATGTACGGATAGATTTAATAACCTTATGGGGGAAGGCCCCTACCGTGATCTCGAATCCGTATCGGGCAAGTGGCGGAAAATGAACAAGTGCGTGAATGATTTTATCGGGATTTATAACCCACTTTACATCAATCGTCCTAGTGGGAGTAGCGACGAGGACGTTCTTAACCTTACGATGGCTAGATGGGAAACAAAAAATCCGTCTTTCCCGCACCTCCGAGCATGGAACATTTTAAAGAAAGAACCTAAATGGGCGCCGATTCCAAATGAGGTCGCAACCGCCAAACGGACTAAAACTTCCGAGTCCGGAAGTTATAGTGCGGGAGGCTCCACTGCTCGTTGTCAAATCGACATAAACGACGAACCGGAATATGAGGAGGAGCCCGTTCACGGGATCGAATGTCCCGGATGAAGGGACAAAGCAAAAAAAAGAGGCGGCCGGAAAGCGCAAAGGGGCCGGCTCGAGTGGAGGGGGCGGCTCGGGTGGAGGTGGCGGATCGAAGGCGTCTTCGAAAATGGACGAGTTAATTTCCGAATTCCGTTCGTTTAAAGACTTTGTGGCCGAAAATATAGTCACAAGAAAAACGTGTCGGCCGACTATGCTCGAGCGGAGGATTTTAGGATAATGAGGTTGGATCTCGACTCCGTTCCGGAGGATGAACGAGAGGTGTATCGGAGGATGAAGGAAGTGGTGAAGAAAAAATGGACGTcgtaggttttttttatttttaggaaatgtaatttttttccggaaatgtttttttttaggaaatgtactttttttatgttaaatgaatttatttatgttgttttatgtagtattttttaatttttataaagttttaattaagttaataaaaaaaacttacaaaattataaaataataaggTGGGGTAGCCCCATCCTCCACCCCCCTCAAAAGTGAAGGAGGCCCATCCTCCATGGGATGGTGATGTGGCGGCCCATCCTCATGGGGATGGAGctctccataccctttagtcttaaGAGCATTCATAACGAACTAACGAACTATTGAGCAACGTCACATATGGCGTCTACGTGGAGGAGAGAGATGCGCCATTCGTGAGGACTATCAAGAAGAGGGGTGGTTGAAATTGATATGTGaattttttaacggccaacagaatcaatcccgagTACTTTCGGGGTACCTACTGGACCAAatggagtactccgagagtaacccgagtccaccgcCAATTACGAGGAAAACCCGGTAACTCatcgcccgtaggcacgacggtgaaattaccggtaaaacccgtttcgCTCAAGGATCGAACCGAAGTTTCcttgggtctcctatcattgtccACCAGTGCCTCACTTTGCACTAAATGGGAGTTGAACCTGCATCTCCCAAAAGAAATGAATGTCTTCCACCACTTCATCTAGAGGTTATTGGCAATTCATCTGTGTTAATGGGAAAGTCATCTGTGTttatttagagttaaatgtcattttagtccctgtgattagagtcattttgtcagtttagttcaaaatttttattttttgcatGTGGGTCCagaaaggtttcaccgttgccattttagtccactgtgtTAACTTAAtacattttttctgttaaggagAAGGACAactcgatcattttatatgtaacCCTGTTAGCTAGAAGGGCAATTcaaccatataaaatgactgaattgcccttcttgTTTACAGAAATAattgatgaagttaacccagtggattagtggattaaaatggcaacggtgaaacctttttggacccaaaGGTGATAAgtaaaacatttggactaaactggcaaaatcacaaagactaaaataacatttaactcGTTTATTTATGTCTAAATATTATAGATGCatactaattttttttattataaaaaaaataatcacaCCTCTAAGAAAatcaattatataataataataataataataataataataataataataataataataataataataataaatattatacaTGTTGTAAACTAAATATTTTTAACTGGTGAAAAAACTGATCTGCACCATCTCTCTCGTCTTATCGCTTCCACTCTCCTCTCTCCGCGCCTTTCCCTCCTCACATTCATGGATTTCTTTGAACAATGGAGCGTTAGAGATGGTCTAAATTGTATAGGAAGTCAATCAAACAATTTAACCCTTACTCCCTATACATGTATAGTCATGCTTAACTTTTTAAGTGTAGGAAGTCAATTAAACAATTTAACCCTTACTCCCTATACACGTATAGTCATGCTTAACTTTTTAAGTGTCGGAAGTCAATCAAACAATTTAACCCTTACTCCCTATGCACGTATAGTCATGCTTAACTTTTTAAGTATAGCCCGTTTCTTTAGTTtacttttttgttattttatattTCGACAATATTTTTGGCCAAATATGAAAATGTGAAGTAGCTTTATGATGTACATgtagggttgtaaacgagccgagttgAATCGAGCTCGACCCAGCTCAAGCTCGGCTCAAACTTAATTCGAGctggctcgagctcgaatttcaaatcgagctgaaaCTTGAGACTCGAGCTCGACTTGATtaaaattcgagctagctcggctcggctcaatctagctcgaactaacaaagaaccgcaaaatttagtacttaaaaagccctaaaaattAATCTTTTCATAGACTAAGGACCATAACTGCAATTAAATTTAACCAAATGACTAAATATGCAAGTAAAAATAGTTAGCTCACTTTGTAGagtgtctttaccttcttttataggggagatactcccttagtttttaTCTTCcgagcgatgtgggacaaaaaaatgaaggatgtaaccTTATCGAGCCGGCTCACGAGCAGAGCCAAGCCAAActtgagctcggctcggtttgtaaacgagccgagctggctcatttacaaaccgagccgagctgagctggctcgtttacagccgagccaatttcgagccgagctcttTTCAAACTTTTTTAGAACGAGCTGCGAGCCGCGAGTTTTTTGAACATCCCTTGTACATGTTCTAAAAGTAATTAAAAGCAATTGTAATACAACTCAAAACACATGGCCTTTTTAAAatgtaaattatataaaaatagaaTTTGCGGCGGGGAGTCAAAACCGAACCAAAATTAACTGAAAAATCGGTTATCGTTTTTTTTACTATTGTTTGACCGAATTGAACCGAACCATTaataatttcatatatttctagcttttattcCACCATTTCATGTTTTTTACCtcaattttatgtatttatacttgcgttttatttatttataccttaatttcatatatttatacatTTATTTCATGTACTTTTACTTCCATTACGTGTATTTCTTAGGAAAAAAATTTAGCCCAAATTTAgtttcggttattaaccgaaaataACCGAACCAAAAACAACAAATAACCGAATAAACCAAATCGACTAACCGAAAACCGAACGGTTAATAAAAAAGATTAACCGATGATTTCTGTTTCAGTTAATGCTAATAACCGAAAACTGAATGGCTAGTAAAATAAATTAACCAATGACTTTAGTTTCAATTTCGGTTAATGCTAATAACCGAACTGTGCACATCTCTACCAAATAACACCAATGACCGCCAATGACTACCAGCACTGAAGTTGCGTCATGTTAATGAATTAGACCGaaatgtaaaacatagaaaaaataactaagtcgacctAGGACCGTGCATTGCGACAGACCTGTCAAACGAGAAAAAATAGATGTAAACACGTTGAATCACATACGGATGTTACACCGTGTTAACTCGCAATTTTTAGAACGGAACGTTGAACCACAGACGCACGTTGCACCGTGCTAACCagacgtaaaacgaaaatttgcgaaaaatgaatGGTATCGGGGACTAAAGTTGAAAATAAcaaagttgtgaggttaaattgcaaaaaataaaaagttttgggttaaaagtagaGGTGAGCAAATTAACCGCCATAACCAATAACCAAACCATAACCGACATAATCGAACCACTATTAACCGATAACCGAcataaccaatggttatggttatgaaactttgaTTAATCGaccaatcggttatggttatggttatgaagctttagttaaccgaaataaccgaaaccgaaccatacttgtaatgtttactataTATAATGGTTTTATGTTTTACCTTAACCATATAAAGGTTTTTTACCGAGATAAAAGTATGTTAGCAACAAAAGGATTTTGATGTACATGCCACTTGTTTTGATGAAGAGTTGAGGTGTTATGATCgtaatttttttttagaattatCTTACTAAAAAATATTGCACATTGATACTTTAATCAAAAAGTGTAGTCTTAGTTATCTTTTAAAAGAAAGCCGAAGCCAAGTCCAAACCATGCATGCCCCAAATGCAcaccctatttatttcaaaccttgttTGGTTAATTAATCAAAATTAACAAAAAACGAATAACCATAACCGAAGTTCGGTTATGGTTATTGTTATGGAATTCCATAACCGAAGgtagcggttatggttatggttaatggTAAAAACCCAAGCAAACCAACACATGCATACCCCTAGTTGAAAGTAGAAAATCAAATTTTgtggggttaaattgcaaaagatgaaaagttttggactaaaattaGAATATCATTTTTAAGAAACACCCTAAACATAAAATACAACACCATTACTCCATTATGCATAGAAAAATCAGGACATTTTACAAGTGGGGGAATCCCTAAAACTCTgaggtgttcatcgaatcgaataacgAAATTTTGAATTACTCGAATCGAATTTTTCGAATAATTATTCTTTTCGCTGGAATCTGAGTTCGATTAAAAACTAGTAAATTCGATTCGATTTAAAATGCCAATTCGAATCTGAATCATGTTCGGATTAATTCGAATAAATTCATTTTAGTTCAAATTCATTTAAGATATCTAAATTCGTTATGGGCTATTTGGGCTTGGTAATGAGCTATTTTAGGACTTATGTagcgtttggtatgcaggaatgagaggtggaatggaatggaccaTTGTGAAGGAATGAAggaaagagtgtttggttggtcaatagAATGGAATCGTCCATTCCAAAatacattccattccctcaaaatcattccatccatccccttatttttttccattccattccctcttcacccttcattaacaacaccacaacccaccaccgttaccaccacccaccaccaccgtcatccGCCGCTGTCACCCACCCCCGTCCCCGCCaccgccatcgccgccacccaccGTCGCCGCtgccacctccgatcaccgccaccacccaccttcAATCATCGCCGCTGCCACCTTCGATCAGCGCCGTCGTCGCCACCAAGCTCTGCCAATGCTATCAACTGCCACCACCCACCGCCGTTACCACCTGCGACCACTTTCACCGTCGCTACCACATCcgaccaccgccgccacccaccaccacggtcacccaccaccaccaccaccgttgtCACCACATGCCGTCgtctccacccaccaccaccgccaactGCTGCGCCACTACAACTGCCACATATCACCACCTACCATCACCGCCCATCATTGACCACCGTCATCCGATTTTATTTGTTCGTCTTTTCTCGCATACCAAATAACAAAACGTAATGCTTTATTTCATTCTCACATGgcaaccaaacaagacatggaatggtaacgATCCATTTCAttacctcatccattccattaccttgTCCATTCCATTTCCCCGTCTATtacattaccccataccaaataGACCCTtagattaaatttatatttatagaTTAGTTTATACTATAGCCAAAATTAAagtaatatgtatgtatatatataactatAACAAATAAATCTGTATAACCTGAATTCAAATTTCGAACTgaatttaaaattataattttatattcGATTTATTagattcgaattcgaattcttgataatcgaataaAACGGAGTTGAATTACGAATTTTCAAATCAGAATCCAATTATGAATTGCTTCAACATTGATTTCATGAGAATCCTAATGCATTATAATCATTTAAAAATATCTATCTTACAAATATCTTAATTTGTTAGAAAGAGAGAAAACAATGGATACAATTGAAAACCCTTACACATCAAAATATTCTCCATATTCCATAAATGATTATTCAAAGGTCACCCATGACATTAATGTTTTAATACTCAAAAGTCCAACACAAAATAAATGAAAGGTGATTGGACTTTAATTTTTTTCAATTTGTATTTGATAACATTTTTTGTGTGTTACCAAAATAAATTATATCCAATAATCACATAAGAAGAATAtgctttcttcttctttcacGTTCATATTCCAATAAAAGTCTTTTTTTTTTGGAAAGTCAACAACATGGCATGGTTCTAGCACTAAGTCCCCCTTAATGGGTCGGTATGTTGGGCTATAGCGCCCAATGGCGCTGCTAAACACCGGGACGGAGGGTGCTACTCTGTTCCTGAGTCTCATTTAACAGAGGGATGGGAAGGAAAATAAATtaagagagaaaagaaaagaaaacatatGATTTTTTCGTGTTCCCGAGTTTAATGAAAAGTAAAGGAAAAGAGAACAAATCAAGCATTTTATGTGTCGCCGAGTTAtgaggaaaagaaaagaaaggaacaattttaccattatatcatttaaacataaaacattttaattagATATGAAGGCAATTTAGTAATTAATAATattttctctcctaatctctccaatttgggAGGATAAATGTATGGATAAATTTTCTTCCCTTTCCCTCCCCTCATATCCTTAAAAAAACTCGGGAACAtagttttttatattttcatctcttttcttTCCCCTCCCCttgttaaatgagactcggggAAAAGAAGGGGGAGGCGCCATATGCATAGCGGCGctatggggtgtttggtttgaaTTTTTGACCGTTGAACGGtcatatttacaaaaaaaaatcaaattttcaaTCTATAAATAACTCCCAAATCTTCCATTTTTTTACAATTCATTATATATCATTCACTTCTTctctatatattttttaaaaagtgttgaaGCTACTCCCACCCTATTAAAAAAAGGGGTTCCCCATCGGAAGACTCGTTCACCGATATTTACCGAAGATTTTTTTCGCCCGAAGAAAACGCGGAGGAGGAagaagcggttacgagtgcatgtactCTTGTGATACAAGCATTTGAGCACGTTCGGCCTACTCCCCCTCCATGTCCCATTTTGCGGCGCACCTATATCTTTCGAGATCGTGAAGCCGCGAACAagcgtttgatgaaagactattttgatCCCACACCGGTTCACGGACCCAATGTTTTTCGACGGCGGTTTCGGATGAGCCAAAGGTTATTTTTGCGCATTAATAATGATTTGGAAGATAAGTATGATTTCTTTAAGCAAAGAATGGACACGCGAGGATATTTAAGCTTCACCTCAATTCAAAAGGTCACTTCCGCCTTACGCATATTAGCCTACGGAAACAcgtacgacatcaacgacgagtactTGAAGATGGGGGAGAAAACAACACGAGATTGCGTGGAACGAGAGGTGTTTTGGGTTTCTATAGCAACGATGGCATTTTATCAGAAATCCTTGTCGTATGTGGCATAAGGATAGAATACGAATGACCATGTATGCTTGCATCATTTTGCATAATATGATCATAGAGGATGATGGAAGAGCGATATGCCAAAACTATATTCCGGAAGATTTAGTCGAAGGAACCCAAGCAACAATGGAAGAGAGACTCGCAAATGCTCAACTATTGCGATATAAGGAAATACATAACACGTTGAAGGCGGATTTGGTTGAGCATGCTTGGGCGATTCGCCCAATGCGACACAATGGTGATGGCGAAGAATATTCCGAGGAAGAAGAAGTTGAGGAATTCGAAGACGGGAACTTTTAAGACGTAGGTTTGGATGCTGGagaaaacgaagaggaagaaggagagaacgacaatgaagacgaagaataaatatatatatttttttagtgtaatgttttttttactttaacgttttttttaattttattgtattgttttttatttaatgcaatgatttttaattttataaacttagaaattaattaaaaaaatgaaaaataaataattgagtaatgatgacaaaggggctttatgactacggcctcaagttgcataacgccccataaagtcCTGTGATGACGTGACGTGtcacatgtcgcataacgcccacaaagaGGCCTTATGACTACGAATggcctaaaaatacaaaaatagtatCCTATGATGGAACTTTTATATTTCTACTTTGTATTTGATAACACTCTTTTTTACTTGTTATCAAATTTAAATTAATCTCATTTATAATCCAATATGTCCCCGAGAGACGTAATGTGATGGTAAAATCTTCCCTCTATTATGCAAGATACAAGTATAGATGGTTAATAAGAGTATAAAATAATTAGAAACCGTTCTAAAAGAAAACTATAATATGACATGAATAATCACTTCATCCTTGCATTCCAACTATTCACATCCATATTCcttattccataaacgattttTTAAGGTCCACAACATGGCATTGTTGTAGTACTCAAAACACAAAAATAACGACGTATGACGAGACCTTTTCTTTTTAACTTGTATTTGATGAGACTCTTCTTTACATGTTATCAAAATAAAGTCTCATAAGTGACTTCATATGAATAATAATAAACTTATTGCACATCAAAGTTTTCACATCTATATATGTAGCATCTATAAACTACTGGCATCTTGGGGGTGAGATAAGACTTTAGGACCAATAGGTCAtgagttcgattcccacaagggggttttcccatatttgttgggtttcctcttgaattggtgtataggcattatgcctagtggagatagatatgatcgggtggttccgctggtagcacgataatactccagtggttcgtcagtgatccaaatttgccgttcagtgtatatatatatatatatatatatatatatatatatatatatatagggtagggttccagcgtgaacaacctcccaagagtgaactgcgtgaacaaatGTGGAcgcttgatttcctttttagttgttaagggtaggattgtaattatataagaaattagatttaaatcattattttaataattgaattaagttacatctttcctaatttaaattcattatccacattatgtttatttattaataagataattatcaaaacaaacaataaatcaccagatttcaattttaatttttatttcagattttatcaccagaattcaaattttgatttttaagatccacgtaaccttcatacttcaacggtatacacatgtgtacttggatataaatagaacagtacacatgtgtactcaccatcgtacatatgtgtacagtaattcacaggtgtacatcaacattcaataagaaaaaaaaattctgagatatcacaaaaacagacgatatacacatgtgtacatcgcattaaaaagagggcaaaatcagaatacacatgtgtacatcacatttaaacaaataattattttaataattgaattaagttacatcttttgtaatccttgatttgatttgtgagagatttatgcaatcaatttaagaggataattgattacttgatttgtgagagatttatacaatcaatttaagattgaaattacacatataccctttttgtatttaattaaatggaaaaaattaaccaGATAATTACCttcatgccactcactttaatctcaagatcataaaaatcaagggaccagatcagttcacgcagttcactcttgagattttgttcacgtttgaacctaatcctatatatatattccaTAAACCATTTTTCGATGGTCACCAACATGGCATTGTTGTAGTACTCCACAAAACAAAACGGCATGTGATGGAACTTTTTCctttttaatatttgtatttgaCAATACTTTTCTTTACATGATATATTGTTATCAAAATAAATGATCTTCTTCACATCAAGATATTCACATCCATATTCCACTAACAATTTTTGAAAGGTCACCAACATGGGATTGTTGTAGTACTCAAAACACAAAAGATGACATGTGATGAGAgcctttttttcttttctaacttGTATTTGACAACAATTTTCTTTACCTATGATCTAAAATAAAGTCCCATAATGGATTGGGCCAATAATGGGCCATGTGAATGAAAACAACAACAAATAAGTAACTATAATTAAACAAAGTTAAATATGAAGAAAAAGTATTAAACAAAAAAGTAATTATTAGCTAAACACAGCTAAActaaaattaaaaacaagaaacaaaaaacTCAAATAAATAACTAATCAAAGTTTCATATAATATAAATGGAAAACAAAAGAACTCTCAAAAACACTAGACTAAGCACTTGTCTTTTGAGTTTGATGCTTATCACACTTGTtcggtttgtttgtttgtttgagtGTATATGCATGTATGGACTGTTCACCATTTCAGTTATAGTCTTAACATCTCTCAGGATTTTGAATCTTGTATATTGTTCTTTAGCTGGCCCATTCAATGAATTACGCATTTACTTGCCTGAATTGTAGGTTATGAATCATACTTCTGACCATTTAAAGTCATGTGGGCATTCTTCTTAGTTGTCAAAATTAATGTTGGTGGAATATTATTCCTCATAAGTTGATAACTTTTGAGAGAGACCGATGGATGGTGACCGCGCCAATTAAGATATGGGGCCAATATTATTTGCTTGCAGAGTTGTTGATTGTTCTTATTAGCTTGGCTAGTTTTGCTTTCTAATCATGATCAAATATATTGGTTTCATTATGATTATATGATATGACAACCCGTTAAAACTGGTAATATGGTTATTTTGTTGAGAAACAATCGGTTACAAAGGTTGTATATAATGTCATTTTACTGAGATTTGATGTAACAGATGGCTCAAGTAAACATAAAATGGTGAAGTAGTTCTTTGTTTCTAGAAAAATTCATTTGATTGCATACAATGATAAATGATTGCATTGTAACATAGCACAAAACAAAGATATGATATGATCCTTTATACAGTCAGAAAATAATTTATATTATGAtacataattacatataaaatcaTCTAAAGATCTCATCATTAATATTGTAGTGAAATGGTATAATATTCCTCAACATGATATTTTCAATTATTTTCCCACCAACAATTATCAGTACAAAATGAAAGTAGAACCACCCCCCCAACATTTGATTACTATTCGAACTTGATATTTCAAAT encodes:
- the LOC110876072 gene encoding glutathione S-transferase T3-like, whose translation is MSQLQQLQQFQALQQFMQRNSVQLDQFQSQPPTSQPQPSIQLDDDDDEVVPESPPKELNRKKNRGKGKAVETQSDTAKKKAVREQRRERNNQTGSGFWSACTDRFNNLMGEGPYRDLESVSGKWRKMNKCVNDFIGIYNPLYINRPSGSSDEDVLNLTMARWETKNPSFPHLRAWNILKKEPKWAPIPNEVATAKRTKTSESGSYSAGGSTARCQIDINDEPEYEEEPVHGIECPG